From one Saccharomyces cerevisiae S288C chromosome XVI, complete sequence genomic stretch:
- the HOB2 gene encoding Hob2p (Modulator of cellular lipid distribution; localizes to ER-PM and ER-mitochondria contact sites; shares homology with lipid transfer proteins Vps13p and Atg2p; homolog of D. melanogaster Hobbit protein) has product MSMLPWSQIRDVSKLLLGFMLFIISIQKIASILMSWILMLRHSTIRKISFGYFFGTSIRRAFILTDFAQIYIGKITLRIGWKPGIVFHNVDLKLFGKDSHITAHSTKDSRTYFNPRDQTFTFVINRRVLSILKLVFSFSTFFHTLALTVPNGKQYKLNIGSITISHPHDDTIKLEAFLHDFTHPETKDTLNHTGFFMVCKIGKEDDTGSNCTKVILKNWKSSLKISDVCWHLPEKKGKNLHSEPVEPFSAGDDAEMLTSYRKMLKPFHYPLKTLNILDLKVENVKLIYKKKFTIRISSAQLYLESISILNNVSALELLPLNKPTWGDFELSLSANAVVVDIDGNTAVRIPFGNVILTSDILLFLLDNVPLRRTKVSSILNIINPSVFLTIHQVLEVLHLVDKFDSPETSSCTNTNDRSLNILDLDIDRLPSFNFELLMSNFISRLHISDEENVTFKVFSTHALFSRNNLSMTPKKGQVMQIRPDWPFAKTALVSDQLSNYIKIVGTSLSYLRIPTEQDANPVSIPVCGFERLDTFLDEFSNSKLIVQSTLRHSYVSLENIEVLHTLSRAFDKIYLLISSRTKRNAAHKANGGKLGDLNEAKKTFNWSLKLRMKDISCSLLVAGFLPKNLDPVEAENFNLSDVTRGAKVVFTESILLADSQEKNFTIIDASVYRFMDGTTYKPSPEVIIQFTNLLLSFNDSDEIHFSLPKIKFKMDVNIIWLWFYIRSIWIKFRPNSKLSRNSVSSVKSVNVLDRLRVDIGKMIIELTLPHNTEVLLIFERIGLSSSTKNLTIASLSAYVVSVYVKHIKVYVSLLNINDFELDTEELICKKSAVINTSLIHFHAEYHFRFYMITDNIVTLYKSFKQIKLAFSNLNEFKRLYPQQQFPKKVPNLHICCQDFLIDIEEDPFEQELGLILKVGVLEQRERLKKLEEFKEKLSTYEDMNVRLRSLYDTSRGQSFFPEFYANDQEYEQKAYLRLLENFSTSWIARYRKAKLSFYGMPYRVISREELGTKYHLFTRQKTSTVANLVVKDLDFKLGSPSFPLDNYMDFVYQYGKKVPKSTEYTLLIILGLKIKSALWELRLRDYPIPAISFPDTFTTGDVVFAEKMPAPCALHTVYVPFVSSAQRSPYNDANTIYGLHIIRTINSVKTYFNIRSMVTSSSSARITWGKSLQPGYESLMLWFDFLTKPLIDPSKKLGFWDKFRYLVHGKWIYEFSEESEIHLNIKGSHDPYKITDDGAGLAFCWSGGTTIYVHNSTDPKEFLKIESQRFQLAVPDFAKVSKFDKVFMKLDGRVIWTLGLLFEQGDISKAGDEERFLPNRPHYEIQLMNPDGVADLDHHDTYKGFRTSFIHMSFGVYSSEHGSINSLYLAPYALTHFFKWWNLFHTYTSGPIRQGRLFTDVLQNKTKFGRSLFTIAYQLHLKRLMVTHIYRHITTQYDLEKDRKITFTGLKGRFDSLKIDLHQKRVKLTHTNQKLNKSKPVWKFKMSRGEIDCAEADIRILSTLFDQEAVKEILTSGLDGILEDEPSRPITPQDVEYLRESDWYDYEDYIDLNQVPLGSSLPLKLEAIPLLYSPRISYFRKINDDGYVLAYPFGTEESHNCLIGKNHPELTQEKLATERKREIEEQLKLLHITLSELQSNKGGGSVSGNSERYARELKAEVAELNHRLHTVNTILSDLKISETIPGGNTDGDSSSSLSDTDVNLENAPPIQNRISLLRTNTVESFVSMRKASTMQVESTYDNRFMVHNIELKIDNKIRHHLLEYASSAFERKSMRFAVTYKSVTILKELLGNVLTGVRTSVEDYGSILEDDLASNSEFIEHFEKLIREVPSDDFDYVDNYLFRLISPQVQIKSDVERNAAVILAARDIEMGIIDIVQVYGKSGKRIPVDVDTIVETRYSAVSKDIQLFTLFKKDLEGPEGRFFHKNGYGSDKESDIWPPWIPLEMCFDGSLLDKHVFLKRRSMFLTYVAPNPLFFSANDTSAFSYDSRFRIAFPGLVLTSDCQQYCAVYAIAEDLLSFGSSLDEKVEKLSRILFTDEVRNNLENLDVSVVTALQERIKELYYTRAYLKLHEPRLFMKSGQELTFDIQTSTLKLTLLMTAIKKTYDRMGSGNRVIQKRLRWQVGTDELIWELYDESKTPFVTIGLGPSTFIRSETSDGTNSNKVSISSLQCFNQQENPVYTELLAPFYENSSYNKNAPMVEIFWILGPSVGGISDLQDLIVSLQPLIFKMDHKTSEKLMNYLFPKIEQTSIEPNSPELVPRSSTSSFFSSSPVLRHSLSNGSLSVYDAKDVDSWDLRSIQSKEGIKKHKGDHRKLSASLFVQPDYNINEMVKRSGTFFNVKSIIIRKTLMSVCYKGSHSLLTDVNNLIVRVPVLKYHNKLWSREEFFTALKRDVVRIVLQHLGNIIGNKFLPHKKENKKKTSMEIHRLLSPDSQNRDNSHILEVEGHNSFYSSTHSSDIRSINSDETYNENDGNGVKPFYPVTSEFSKNK; this is encoded by the coding sequence ATGTCTATGTTACCGTGGTCTCAAATAAGGGATGTGTCTAAACTATTATTAGGCTTTAtgctttttattatatcaaTTCAGAAAATCGCTAGTATTCTCATGTCATGGATATTGATGCTGCGCCATTCCACAATacgaaaaatttcatttggATACTTTTTTGGTACGTCAATAAGACGAGCGTTTATCTTAACTGATTTTGCTCAAATATATATTGGCAAGATAACCTTGCGAATAGGTTGGAAACCCGGAATTGTGTTTCATAATGTTGATTTGAAGTTATTTGGGAAGGACAGCCATATCACTGCACATTCAACTAAAGACTCCAGAACATATTTCAATCCGCGGGATCAAACTTTTACCTTTGTAATTAACAGGCGAGTCCTAtcaattttgaaacttgTGTTCTCATTTTCCACTTTCTTTCATACTTTAGCTCTTACAGTGCCTaatggaaaacaatataaATTAAATATCGGATCCATAACGATATCACACCCACACGATGATACCATAAAGTTAGAGGCATTTTTGCATGATTTTACCCATCCTGAAACGAAAGATACTTTGAACCATACTGGTTTTTTTATGGTCTGTAAAATTGGAAAGGAAGATGATACAGGCAGCAACTGCACAAAAGTTATActaaaaaattggaaatcAAGTCTCAAAATAAGTGATGTTTGTTGGCATCTTCCAGAGAAGAAAGGGAAGAATTTGCATTCGGAGCCTGTTGAGCCTTTTTCTGCTGGTGATGATGCGGAAATGCTCACTTCATATCGTAAGATGCTAAAGCCTTTTCACTACCCACTGAAAACTTTGAACATTCTGGACCTTAAGGTAGAAAATGTAAAGTtgatttacaaaaaaaagtttacAATTCGCATATCAAGTGCTCAACTTTACTTGGAATCAATCTCCATTCTAAATAATGTCTCCGCTTTGGAACTTTTACCCTTAAATAAGCCCACATGGGGCGATTTTGAACTATCACTTTCTGCAAATGCTGTTGTAGTAGATATCGATGGTAATACAGCAGTTAGAATTCCATTTGGAAATGTCATACTGACGTCAGATATTTTACTATTTTTACTTGACAATGTACCTTTACGGAGAACGAAGGTATCTTCCATTTTGAACATTATAAATCCTTCAGTATTCCTCACTATACATCAAGTACTGGAAGTTCTTCATTTAGTGGACAAATTCGATAGCCCTGAGACCTCATCATGTACTAACACAAACGACAGATCATTAAATATTTTAGATTTAGATATTGATCGATTGCCCAGTTTTAACTTTGAACTACTAATGTcgaattttatttcaagGCTGCATATATCAGATGAGGAGAATGTGACGTTTAAGGTCTTCAGCACACATGCTCTCTTTAGCCGTAACAACTTGTCTATGACTCCTAAAAAGGGACAAGTAATGCAAATACGTCCGGATTGGCCATTTGCGAAGACAGCCCTAGTATCTGATCAATTATCTAACTATATTAAAATTGTGGGTACATCACTCTCTTACCTGAGAATTCCAACAGAGCAGGACGCTAACCCAGTGTCTATACCAGTCTGTGGCTTTGAAAGATTAGACACATTTCTGGatgaattttcaaattctaaATTGATCGTTCAGTCTACACTAAGACATTCGTACGTTAGTCTTGAGAACATTGAAGTTTTGCATACTTTAAGTCGCGCCTTTGACAAAATTTACTTGCTAATATCTAGCagaacaaaaaggaatGCGGCTCATAAAGCGAATGGTGGAAAATTGGGGGACCTAAATGAAGCCAAGAAAACATTTAACTGGTCATTGAAACTTAGAATGAAGGATATTTCATGTTCGTTACTGGTCGCTGGGTTTCTTCCGAAAAATTTGGATCCTGTGGAAGCTGAGAATTTTAACTTATCTGACGTAACTAGAGGCGCCAAAGTTGTTTTTACAGAATCAATATTGTTAGCGGACAGCCAGGAGAAAAACTTCACTATTATTGATGCATCCGTATATCGTTTCATGGATGGCACTACGTATAAGCCCTCTCCTGAGGTTATTATTCAATTTACCAATTTGTTATTGAGTTTTAACGACTCAGATgaaattcatttttcacttcCCAAGATTAAATTTAAGATGGATGTAAATATTATCTGGTTGTGGTTTTATATTCGGAGTATATGGATAAAATTTCGTCCTAATTCAAAATTGAGCCGAAATTCAGTGAGCAGTGTAAAATCTGTCAATGTTCTCGATAGATTAAGAGTAGATATAGGAAAGATGATTATAGAGCTAACGCTTCCTCATAATACAGAGGTACTCCTAATATTCGAGAGGATTGGACTTTCAAGTTCCACTAAAAATCTTACAATTGCATCTTTGTCAGCGTACGTGGTATCGGTTTATGTGAAGCATATTAAGGTTTATGTTTCCTTGCTAAATATTAATGACTTTGAGCTAGACACTGAAGAGTTGATCTGCAAGAAATCCGCTGTTATAAACACCTCAttgattcattttcatGCCGAATATCATTTTAGATTTTACATGATAACGGATAACATAGTCACGTTGTATAAATCGTTTAAGCAAATTAAATTGGCATTTTCcaatttgaatgaatttaAGCGATTATACCCTCAGCAACAGTTTCCGAAAAAAGTTCCAAATTTACATATTTGTTGCCAGGATTTTCTaattgatattgaagaagatccTTTTGAGCAGGAGTTAGgattaattttgaaagttgGTGTTTTGGAACAACGTGAGAGGTTAAAGAAGCTTGAAGAGTTCAAGGAAAAGCTATCAACATATGAGGACATGAATGTACGTTTAAGGTCGCTCTATGATACCTCCCGTGGACAAAGTTTTTTCCCAGAGTTTTATGCGAATGATCAAGAATATGAGCAAAAGGCCTATCTCAGGTTGTtagaaaacttttcaacGTCATGGATTGCCAGATACAGGAAAGcaaaactttctttttatggTATGCCTTATCGGGTTATCAGCCGTGAAGAGCTTGGTACGAAATACCACTTGTTTACTAGACAGAAAACCAGTACTGTTGCTAACCTCGTCGTAAAAGATTTGGATTTTAAACTAGGCAGTCCTTCCTTCCCTTTAGACAATTATATGGATTTTGTTTACCAGtatggaaaaaaagttccAAAATCTACGGAGTACACTTTGCTAATTATTCTTGGcctcaaaatcaaaagcGCGTTATGGGAGTTGCGTCTGAGAGATTATCCAATACCTGCTATATCATTTCCCGACACATTTACAACAGGTGATGTTGTATTTGCTGAAAAGATGCCAGCACCTTGCGCGCTTCATACTGTTTATGTTCCTTTTGTCAGCTCTGCCCAAAGAAGCCCCTATAATGACGCCAATACAATATATGGTTTGCACATCATTCGTACAATTAATTCAGTCAAAACATATTTCAATATTAGGTCAATGGTtacatcttcttcatctgcCAGAATAACATGGGGGAAATCTCTGCAACCCGGTTATGAGTCTTTGATGCTTTggtttgattttttaacCAAACCTCTCATCGATCCGTCCAAAAAGCTAGGATTTTGGGACAAATTCAGATATTTAGTGCATGGGAAGTGGATATACGAGTTTTCAGAGGAAAGTGAGATCCACTTAAATATTAAAGGTTCACATGATCCTTATAAGATTACAGATGATGGTGCGGGTCTGGCGTTCTGCTGGTCTGGTGGCACCACAATTTACGTTCATAACTCCACGGATCCTAAAgagtttttaaaaattgaatcCCAAAGGTTTCAGTTGGCAGTGCCAGACTTTGCCAAAGTTAgtaaatttgataaagtcTTTATGAAGCTCGATGGAAGAGTAATTTGGACATTAGgtttactttttgaacaagGCGATATATCTAAGGCTGGTGACGAAGAGAGGTTCCTTCCAAATAGGCCACATTATGAAATACAGCTGATGAATCCAGATGGAGTCGCAGATTTGGATCACCATGATACATACAAAGGATTTAGAACATCTTTTATCCACATGTCATTTGGTGTCTATTCTTCTGAGCACGGATCCATAAATAGTCTCTATCTCGCACCTTACGCTTTAACACATTTCTTTAAGTGGTGGAATTTATTTCATACATATACATCTGGTCCTATTAGGCAAGGACGGTTATTTACGGATGTACTTCAAAACAAGACAAAGTTTGGTCGCTCATTATTTACAATAGCTTATCAGCTACATTTAAAACGGCTAATGGTTACGCATATTTATCGGCATATTACTACTCAATATGATCTTGAAAAAGACCGCAAAATAACTTTTACTGGATTGAAAGGGAGGTTTGATTCACTGAAAATTGATTTGCATCAAAAAAGAGTTAAACTGACCCATACGAAccaaaaattaaataagtCAAAACCTGTATGGAAGTTTAAGATGTCTAGGGGTGAGATTGATTGTGCAGAAGCAGATATTAGGATATTATCAACTCTGTTTGATCAGGAAGCAGTTAAGGAAATTCTTACTTCTGGACTCGATGGCATACTTGAAGACGAGCCATCACGTCCTATTACGCCTCAAGATGTGGAATACTTGCGTGAATCAGATTGGTATGATTATGAGGATTATATAGACTTGAATCAAGTGCCGCTTGGTTCCTCACTTCCATTAAAATTAGAAGCAATACCATTGCTATACTCTCCTAGAATATCCTActttagaaaaataaatgatgATGGTTACGTACTAGCTTACCCATTTGGTACCGAAGAATCTCACAATTGTCTGATTGGCAAGAATCATCCAGAATTGACGCAGGAGAAATTAGCAACTGAAAGAAAACGAGAAATAGAAGAACAACTAAAATTATTACATATTACGTTAAGCGAATTGCAATCGAACAAAGGCGGAGGTTCGGTAAGTGGAAATTCGGAGCGCTATGCACGCGAATTAAAAGCAGAGGTAGCTGAATTAAACCACAGATTGCACACAGTCAACACCATCTTGAGCGATTTAAAAATCTCGGAGACTATTCCTGGAGGAAATACTGATGGTGATAGCTCCAGCTCACTCTCCGATACTGATgtaaatttggaaaatgcACCGCCAATTCAAAATAGAATATCGCTATTGAGGACCAATACCGTGGAGTCTTTTGTATCAATGAGAAAAGCCTCTACTATGCAGGTTGAGTCCACCTATGATAACCGTTTCATGGTCCATAATATCGAGTTAAAAATCGATAATAAAATCAGGCATCACCTTTTGGAATACGCTTCCAGTGCTTTCGAAAGGAAATCTATGAGGTTTGCTGTGACTTATAAATCCGTAACtattttaaaagaattaCTGGGAAATGTGTTGACTGGGGTCAGAACATCTGTAGAAGATTATGGTTCAATACTTGAGGACGATTTAGCCAGTAATTCAGAATTTATTGAGCACTTTGAGAAACTCATCAGAGAAGTTCCGAGTGATGACTTTGATTATGTTGATAATTATCTTTTTAGACTAATCTCCCCTCAGGTTCAGATCAAATCGGACGTTGAAAGGAACGCAGCAGTTATTTTAGCTGCTAGGGATATAGAAATGGGAATAATTGATATAGTTCAAGTGTATGGAAAATcaggaaaaagaattcCCGTTGACGTCGATACTATTGTTGAAACTCGCTATTCCGCTGTTTCAAAGGACATTCAGTTGTTTACattgttcaaaaaggaTTTAGAGGGTCCTGAAGGTAGATTTTTCCATAAAAATGGATATGGTTCCGACAAAGAGTCAGATATATGGCCCCCATGGATTCCTCTTGAAATGTGCTTTGACGGGTCTTTATTAGATAAGCATGTTTTTCTAAAACGGAGATCAATGTTTTTGACCTACGTCGCTCCCAATCCCCTATTTTTTAGTGCAAATGATACGTCTGCATTCTCTTATGATTCGAGATTTCGTATTGCATTTCCAGGATTGGTTCTGACCTCGGACTGTCAACAATACTGCGCTGTATATGCAATCGCAGAAGATTTACTTTCCTTTGGATCATCATTGGATGAAAAAGTTGAGAAACTTTCCAGGATATTATTTACTGATGAGGTCAGAAATAACCTGGAAAATCTTGATGTCTCTGTTGTCACAGCATTacaagaaagaataaaggAACTCTATTATACGCGAGCATACCTCAAACTTCACGAGCCAAGATTGTTTATGAAATCAGGACAAGAGCTAACCTTCGATATTCAAACTAGTACGTTGAAGTTGACGTTACTTATGACGGCAATCAAGAAAACTTACGACCGGATGGGGAGTGGTAATAGAGTAATACAGAAAAGATTGAGGTGGCAAGTTGGAACAGATGAATTGATATGGGAATTGTACGATGAGAGTAAAACTCCTTTCGTGACTATCGGATTGGGGCCCTCTACATTTATTCGTTCAGAAACTTCCGATGGCACTAATAGTAATAAAGTATCCATTTCTTCCTTACAATGTTTCAACCAGCAAGAAAATCCCGTTTACACTGAATTGCTGGCCCCCTTTTATGAAAATTCATCCTATAATAAGAACGCGCCAATGgtagaaattttttggatCCTGGGGCCATCAGTTGGAGGTATTTCAGATCTGCAAGATTTGATTGTTTCTCTACAGCCATTGATTTTCAAGATGGATCACAAAACATCGGAAAAACTAATGAATTATCTATTTCCAAAGATAGAACAAACTTCCATAGAACCCAATTCTCCAGAACTTGTACCACGTTCTTCCACTAgttccttcttttcatcgTCTCCAGTTTTACGGCACAGTCTTTCTAACGGTTCTTTATCTGTGTACGATGCGAAAGACGTTGACTCTTGGGACTTGCGTAGTATCCAGAGCAAAGAAGGTATCAAAAAGCATAAGGGTGATCATAGAAAATTGTCAGCATCACTTTTTGTGCAACCTGATTATAACATCAATGAAATGGTCAAAAGATCAGGgacatttttcaatgtaaAATCTATTATAATCCGAAAAACTCTAATGTCCGTGTGTTATAAGGGTTCACACAGCCTTTTGACCGATGTTAATAACCTGATTGTTAGAGTCCCTGTTTTAAAGTACCATAACAAACTGTGGTCGAgggaagaattttttactgctttgaaaagagaCGTCGTAAGAATAGTTTTACAACATTTGGGAAATATTATTGGTAACAAATTTTTGCCTCataaaaaagagaataagaaaaaaacttctaTGGAAATACATCGATTACTAAGTCCAGATTCTCAAAATCGTGATAATTCACATATCCTTGAAGTCGAAGGGCATAATTCATTTTATAGCTCCACGCACTCTTCAGATATCAGATCAATAAACTCAGATGAAACgtataatgaaaatgatggaAATGGAGTAAAGCCATTTTACCCTGTTACGAGtgagttttcaaaaaataaatga